The proteins below come from a single Chryseobacterium sp. MA9 genomic window:
- a CDS encoding serine hydrolase, whose product MTKRNFVLILTVLLSIFSCKKKSEATEASAENATNLPNYGNVDLGDIFTKGDGQLLNRQTTVSYIDQYYKKIWDGGDLSGGILVAKGDEILYENYRGFGREGNQMPIDKNTPLHVASVSKTLTAMAMMKLIEAGKIKLTDHLTQFFPGFPYPNVTVQTLLDQRSGLPKYEYFIPKIQPVPAELSKPFITNQDVLNMIIKYKPDLARDTDTGFMYCNTNFALLALLVEKVTKTPFPQAMKEMVFTPLKMNNTYIFQEKDIPTASQSFYYGGNKLYPLDRLDLIYGDKNVYTTPRDLYNFSKAMFSKNFLKPELMQMVFTPYSNEKAGMNNYGLGFRMKIFDNGEKLTYHNGWWHGTNSVFAHLLKSKVTIVAIGNKYSNKVYTALALSGLFEDFPLQKEKLHTVMHDNKDTLNSGQEVFGE is encoded by the coding sequence ATGACGAAGCGTAATTTTGTACTTATCCTAACTGTTCTTTTATCAATATTTTCTTGTAAAAAAAAGTCTGAAGCCACAGAAGCTTCAGCAGAGAATGCAACCAATCTTCCTAACTATGGAAACGTAGATCTTGGGGACATTTTCACTAAAGGTGATGGACAGCTTCTGAACAGGCAGACAACAGTAAGTTATATAGATCAGTATTACAAAAAAATATGGGATGGAGGAGATCTTAGCGGTGGAATTTTAGTTGCTAAAGGAGATGAGATTCTTTACGAAAACTACAGAGGTTTTGGAAGAGAAGGCAATCAGATGCCGATTGATAAAAATACACCTTTACATGTAGCTTCGGTTTCAAAAACATTAACAGCAATGGCAATGATGAAACTTATTGAGGCAGGAAAAATAAAACTTACAGACCATCTTACCCAATTTTTTCCGGGATTTCCATATCCGAATGTTACCGTTCAGACTTTATTGGATCAAAGAAGCGGTCTTCCGAAATACGAATATTTTATTCCTAAAATACAGCCTGTACCGGCAGAACTTTCCAAACCGTTTATTACGAACCAGGATGTATTGAATATGATTATTAAATACAAACCTGATCTGGCAAGAGATACCGATACAGGATTTATGTACTGTAATACCAACTTTGCTTTATTGGCTTTATTGGTTGAAAAAGTAACAAAAACTCCTTTCCCGCAGGCGATGAAAGAAATGGTTTTCACTCCGTTGAAAATGAATAATACTTACATCTTCCAGGAAAAAGATATTCCAACAGCTTCACAGTCTTTTTATTATGGGGGAAATAAATTGTATCCTTTAGACAGACTGGATCTTATTTATGGTGACAAAAATGTGTACACTACCCCAAGAGATTTGTACAATTTCTCAAAAGCAATGTTTTCGAAAAACTTTCTGAAACCAGAACTGATGCAAATGGTTTTCACTCCTTACAGTAATGAAAAGGCAGGAATGAATAACTATGGTTTAGGATTCAGGATGAAAATTTTTGATAATGGTGAAAAGCTGACGTATCATAATGGATGGTGGCATGGTACAAACTCTGTATTTGCCCACCTTTTAAAATCTAAAGTTACCATCGTGGCTATCGGAAACAAATATTCAAACAAAGTATATACAGCCCTTGCATTATCCGGATTATTCGAGGATTTTCCTTTACAGAAGGAGAAGCTGCACACCGTTATGCATGACAATAAAGATACTTTAAATTCCGGACAGGAAGTTTTTGGAGAATAA
- a CDS encoding Ig-like domain-containing protein, which translates to MKRFLLLFVICFLVHSCARVGSPVGGPKDTLAPRFLSSNIDTTRINVKKDIHELRLDFDEYVTLKDINKNLIISPPIKGITRILPSNIANKFVLIQWTDTLQANTTYNFNFGNSIVDNNESNILRYFNFAFSTGDKLDDLYISGEVKDAMDIKKKTGTTTENKLVVGLYQVKDTMDYKKKPYYITKVDEDGYYELNYLTPGKYKIIAFDDENGNSMYDPGKEKVGFQKDPVNVEKSISGLNLKVYPSKKAVKYVEMKEIAGGALMTFEGNPDDVKVQSLNEKIKDIKITHNPKSDSVRIWFDAVKDDVGQTANEKLTFTHNKGPKKDSAYSVSLFYRYNKKNAMDVVSDNDGTSIAPKADLKLASNYIVDKIDPSKWTLKIKGDSLTTIPFTAKISETNPYQIHVQSDFVMGKSYELTVPKETVSSFYTKNSQSKRFDFDVAKIDQFGSVEFSISNAPEANYWIQLIDSSDKIAYQKYIKGDKVKFDILRPAEYIVRILVDNNGNKYWDEADFANDVFAEDAYIFHKKVIVRGLWETREDWDLKDTRTLDSPKSASGASAPTSTSIPVSETPQPVTPTTTKAPLKKEFKSGNAVLTPAK; encoded by the coding sequence ATGAAAAGGTTTCTTTTATTATTTGTTATCTGTTTTCTTGTACATTCATGTGCAAGAGTGGGATCTCCTGTTGGAGGGCCTAAAGATACTCTAGCGCCAAGGTTTTTAAGTTCAAACATTGATACTACAAGAATTAACGTCAAAAAAGATATTCACGAGCTCCGTCTGGATTTTGATGAATATGTGACATTGAAGGATATCAATAAAAACCTGATTATTTCACCTCCTATTAAAGGGATAACGAGGATTCTTCCTTCAAATATAGCCAACAAGTTTGTGCTGATCCAATGGACGGATACTCTTCAGGCCAATACAACTTATAATTTCAATTTCGGAAATTCTATTGTAGATAATAACGAGTCGAATATACTGAGGTATTTTAATTTTGCTTTTTCTACGGGAGACAAACTGGATGATCTTTACATCAGTGGTGAGGTAAAAGATGCAATGGATATTAAAAAGAAAACGGGAACAACAACAGAAAATAAGCTTGTGGTTGGATTGTATCAGGTAAAAGATACAATGGATTATAAGAAAAAACCTTACTATATCACCAAGGTAGATGAAGATGGGTATTATGAACTGAATTATCTTACCCCTGGAAAATATAAAATTATTGCTTTTGACGACGAGAACGGAAATTCTATGTATGACCCGGGAAAAGAAAAGGTTGGGTTTCAGAAGGATCCTGTAAATGTAGAGAAATCTATTTCAGGATTGAATTTAAAAGTATATCCTTCCAAAAAAGCAGTGAAATATGTGGAAATGAAAGAAATCGCAGGAGGAGCTTTGATGACATTTGAAGGAAATCCTGATGACGTAAAAGTTCAGTCACTGAATGAGAAAATAAAAGATATCAAAATAACGCATAACCCAAAATCCGACTCTGTCAGAATTTGGTTTGATGCAGTAAAAGATGATGTGGGGCAGACAGCGAATGAAAAACTCACGTTTACTCATAATAAAGGTCCGAAAAAAGATAGTGCCTACAGCGTTTCTTTATTTTACAGATATAATAAGAAGAATGCGATGGATGTCGTGAGCGATAATGATGGAACTTCAATCGCTCCAAAAGCAGATTTAAAGCTTGCATCAAACTATATTGTAGATAAAATTGATCCTTCAAAATGGACATTAAAAATCAAAGGCGACAGTTTAACAACTATACCATTCACAGCTAAAATTTCAGAAACAAATCCTTATCAGATCCATGTTCAATCGGATTTTGTGATGGGAAAAAGCTATGAACTTACTGTTCCTAAGGAAACCGTATCTTCATTCTATACAAAAAATAGCCAATCAAAGCGTTTCGACTTTGATGTTGCTAAAATAGATCAGTTTGGAAGTGTTGAGTTCTCTATTTCAAATGCTCCGGAAGCAAATTATTGGATTCAGCTGATAGATTCTTCGGACAAAATTGCCTATCAGAAATATATAAAAGGTGACAAAGTAAAGTTTGATATATTGAGACCTGCAGAATATATTGTAAGAATTCTGGTAGATAATAACGGAAATAAATACTGGGATGAAGCAGATTTCGCTAATGATGTATTTGCTGAAGATGCATATATCTTCCATAAAAAAGTGATCGTAAGAGGATTGTGGGAAACAAGAGAAGATTGGGATCTGAAGGATACCAGAACACTCGATAGCCCTAAATCAGCATCAGGAGCTTCGGCACCAACATCAACCTCTATTCCGGTATCAGAAACTCCACAGCCTGTAACACCTACGACAACGAAGGCACCGCTGAAAAAAGAATTTAAATCCGGTAATGCTGTTTTAACTCCGGCAAAGTAA
- the xerD gene encoding site-specific tyrosine recombinase XerD: protein MTWDEKIKDFEIFLRFERNFSENTLDAYVRDIKKLKDYAQEDLENVGPDSIGYENLQEYIFNLSKQKFSERSQARWISSIKAFFKFLLEDEYREDNPAALLEGPKLGLYLPDTLSLPDINKIIAAIEVNTDLGKRNHCIIEVLYGCGLRVSELIDLKISNINFKEQYIKVNGKGNKTRFVPLADYTADLLETYIKEVRSKGKINKKYEDTLFLNSRGTSMSRVIVFLIIKELTDKAGVNKKISPHTFRHSFATHLLQNGADLRYIQEMLGHSSITTTEIYTHLKTEELRDVILSYHPRNINIAQ from the coding sequence ATGACTTGGGATGAAAAGATCAAAGATTTTGAAATATTTCTTCGTTTCGAAAGAAATTTTTCAGAAAACACGCTCGACGCCTACGTTCGGGACATTAAGAAATTAAAAGATTACGCACAAGAGGATCTGGAAAATGTCGGTCCAGACTCTATCGGTTACGAAAACCTGCAGGAATACATTTTCAATCTTTCCAAACAGAAATTCAGTGAGAGATCACAGGCAAGGTGGATATCTTCCATCAAAGCTTTTTTCAAATTTCTACTTGAAGATGAATATCGTGAAGACAATCCTGCTGCGTTACTTGAAGGCCCTAAACTGGGATTATACCTACCTGATACTTTAAGCCTGCCTGATATCAACAAAATTATCGCTGCTATTGAGGTCAATACAGATCTTGGAAAAAGAAACCACTGCATCATAGAGGTACTATATGGGTGTGGACTTCGCGTTTCTGAACTGATTGATCTGAAGATCTCCAATATCAACTTTAAAGAGCAATATATCAAGGTAAATGGAAAAGGAAACAAAACCCGTTTTGTTCCTTTGGCCGACTATACCGCTGATTTGCTGGAAACTTATATCAAAGAGGTACGTTCTAAAGGTAAGATCAATAAGAAATATGAAGATACTCTGTTTTTGAACAGCCGTGGGACCTCTATGTCCAGAGTAATCGTATTTCTTATCATTAAAGAACTTACAGATAAAGCAGGGGTTAACAAAAAAATATCTCCACACACCTTCAGACATTCATTTGCTACGCATTTACTGCAGAATGGAGCAGATCTCCGCTATATTCAGGAAATGCTGGGACACTCCAGTATTACCACAACGGAAATCTATACACATCTGAAAACAGAAGAATTAAGGGATGTTATTTTGAGTTATCACCCGAGAAATATTAATATTGCTCAATGA
- a CDS encoding dCMP deaminase family protein — protein MNKFDKAYLKMAQEWAKLSYCKRKQVGALIVKDRMIISDGYNGTPSGFENCCEDGEGKTHWYVLHAEANAILKLAASTQSAKGATLYLTLSPCKECSKLILQAGITRLVYINEYSDDDGISFLRNHNIEIEQISDCELKK, from the coding sequence ATGAATAAGTTTGATAAAGCTTATCTAAAAATGGCTCAGGAATGGGCAAAACTCTCCTACTGTAAGAGAAAACAGGTGGGAGCTCTTATCGTAAAAGATAGGATGATTATTTCAGATGGTTACAACGGGACTCCTTCGGGATTCGAAAACTGCTGTGAAGATGGAGAAGGAAAAACACACTGGTACGTATTGCATGCTGAAGCCAACGCTATATTAAAGCTGGCCGCTTCTACTCAATCTGCAAAGGGAGCAACGTTATATCTGACGCTTTCTCCTTGTAAAGAATGCAGTAAACTGATTCTGCAGGCAGGAATTACGAGACTGGTGTATATTAATGAGTATTCGGATGACGATGGAATATCGTTCCTAAGAAACCATAACATTGAAATAGAACAAATATCGGACTGTGAACTAAAAAAATAA
- a CDS encoding heme-binding domain-containing protein produces MKMAKKIIFWILVGFALIQFFPIDRTNKPVDFATNFVDARKTPEKIGTLLKNACYDCHSNETVYPKYAFIAPVSWSVKSHVNEGREHLNFSTWETYNKDLKENMITKSIQTIQSKAMPMPGYIVYHKEANLSEAERALLIQYFEEMLKAKTY; encoded by the coding sequence ATGAAAATGGCTAAGAAAATCATATTTTGGATATTGGTGGGTTTTGCCCTGATTCAGTTTTTTCCTATTGACAGGACCAATAAACCGGTTGATTTTGCAACGAATTTCGTTGATGCAAGGAAAACACCCGAAAAGATTGGAACACTGCTTAAAAATGCATGTTATGACTGCCATTCCAATGAAACAGTTTATCCGAAATATGCTTTTATTGCACCTGTATCATGGTCTGTAAAAAGCCATGTAAATGAAGGCAGAGAACACCTTAACTTTTCTACCTGGGAAACGTATAATAAGGATTTGAAGGAGAATATGATTACTAAATCTATTCAGACTATCCAAAGCAAGGCAATGCCAATGCCGGGCTATATTGTCTATCATAAAGAGGCCAATCTTTCAGAAGCAGAAAGAGCATTGCTGATTCAGTATTTTGAAGAAATGCTTAAGGCTAAAACCTATTAA
- a CDS encoding NUDIX domain-containing protein, giving the protein MKLLKYCPSCGKESLHWDGEKKWSCPECGFTLYNNVAGAVAVVIRCGNEIYLTRRNRDPKKGKLDLAGGFVDPKESAEETCKRELFEELQLDIDISNLKYLTSLPNIYQYKEIDYNTIDLFYEYNVSEKFEVNLELTEISEAVWIPLQELDLEDIAFDSQKRFFESYLKK; this is encoded by the coding sequence ATGAAACTATTGAAATATTGCCCAAGCTGTGGCAAAGAGTCCTTACACTGGGACGGTGAAAAGAAATGGAGCTGTCCGGAATGTGGTTTTACTTTGTATAATAATGTGGCAGGTGCCGTGGCGGTTGTCATAAGATGTGGTAACGAAATTTACCTTACCCGAAGAAACAGAGATCCTAAAAAAGGAAAACTCGATCTTGCCGGAGGATTCGTTGACCCTAAAGAAAGTGCAGAGGAAACCTGTAAAAGAGAACTTTTTGAAGAACTTCAGCTTGACATCGATATTTCTAACCTGAAATACCTTACCAGCCTCCCTAATATCTATCAATACAAGGAAATCGATTACAATACCATCGATCTCTTTTATGAGTATAATGTTTCGGAAAAGTTTGAGGTAAATCTTGAACTCACAGAGATCTCAGAAGCGGTATGGATTCCTTTACAGGAGCTAGACCTTGAAGATATTGCTTTTGATTCTCAGAAGAGATTTTTTGAGAGCTATTTAAAGAAATAA